In Aegilops tauschii subsp. strangulata cultivar AL8/78 chromosome 3, Aet v6.0, whole genome shotgun sequence, one genomic interval encodes:
- the LOC109757364 gene encoding LOB domain-containing protein 15 yields MASPSSTGNSAVSVVVAAPTTPGAGAPCAACKFLRRKCLPGCVFAPYFPPEEPQKFANVHKVFGASNVTKLLNELPPHQREDAVSSLAYEAEARVKDPVYGCVGAISVLQRQVHRLQKELDAAHTELLRYACGELGGIPTALPVVTASIPTGRLSSAAMPCPGQLAGGMYGGGSGGGFRRLGLVDAIVPQPPLSAGCFYNMRSSNNAGGSVAAEVAPVQIPYASMANWAVNAISTITTTSGSESIVMDHKEGGDSSM; encoded by the coding sequence ATGGCATCTCCGTCGAGCACCGGCAACTCCGCCGTCTCTGTGGTGGTCGCAGCACCGACGACACCGGGGGCCGGGGCGCCGTGCGCTGCGTGCAAGTTCCTGCGGCGCAAGTGCCTCCCTGGTTGCGTGTTCGCGCCCTACTTCCCGCCGGAGGAGCCGCAGAAGTTCGCCAACGTGCACAAGGTGTTCGGCGCCAGCAACGTCACCAAGCTGCTCAACGAGCTGCCGCCGCACCAGCGGGAGGACGCCGTGAGCTCGCTGGCCTACGAGGCGGAGGCGCGGGTCAAGGACCCCGTCTACGGCTGCGTCGGCGCCATCTCCGTGCTCCAGCGCCAGGTCCACCGCCTCCAGAAGGAGCTCGACGCCGCGCACACCGAGCTCCTCCGCTACGCCTGCGGCGAGCTCGGTGGCATCCCCACCGCGCTTCCCGTCGTCACGGCCAGCATCCCCACCGGAAGGCTCTCATCCGCCGCAATGCCGTGCCCCGGGCAGCTCGCCGGCGGCATGTACGGCGGCGGAAGTGGCGGTGGCTTCCGGAGGCTCGGGCTTGTGGACGCGATAGTGCCACAGCCACCTCTTTCCGCCGGTTGCTTCTACAATATGCGGAGCAGCAACAACGCTGGAGGCAGCGTCGCCGCTGAGGTGGCGCCCGTGCAGATCCCTTACGCCTCCATGGCGAATTGGGCCGTGAACGCCATTAGCACCATCACCACCACCTCAGGATCAGAGAGCATTGTGATGGATCACAAGGAAGGAGGAGACAGCAGCATGTGA